CCGCGTCGACCCGGCGCTGGTGACGAAGGACTGGAACTTCTACCTGGCCTACAACCTGTTCCGCATCGCCGCCATCCTGCAGGGCATTGCCAAGCGCGCCGAGGACGGCACCGCCTCAAGCGCCCAGGCGCGCGAGGCCGGCGCCGGCGCGCGGCCGCTGGCCGAGCTGGGCTGGCAGTTCGCGCAGCGCGGCTGAGCGCTGGCCTTCAGTGAGCCGGCCGCGCCAGCGGCGGCTCGTCCTCGGGCGTCTGGCTCTGCCAGGCCACCGAGGTGGTGGTGGGCCAGGGCCCGCCCTCGCTGAGGCGCAGATTGACGCGCTGGGCCGCGTGGCAGGCCACCTCCAGCAGCTTCACCAGCGACTGGATCTGCGGCAGCGAGGCCTCGGCCATGGTGGTGCGCAAATAGAGGTTGCCGCGCAGGCTCATCATCACGAAGGGCCGCTCGTCGGGCAGCAGGTCCTGACTGGCCTGGGCCAGCGCCTCGTTCAACTCGCCCTCCAGCCAGGCGGCCGGCAGTTCGCGCGTCACGCCCAGGGCGCCGAAGCGCTGGCGCACCAGTTTGGAGGTGAAGCCATTGAACTTGGGGAACATCACCAGCCAGCGCATCTCCTCCGGCGTGTCGGTGTCGACGCGGGTCTTGAGCGTGTCGGTATAGGCCTCGAAGACGGTCTTCTCCAGCGTCTCCATCAGCTGGCGGCACAGCACCATCATCTGCAGATCGCCGCTCAGGCGCAGCTCGCAGCGCATGCGCAGCTCATGGCCCGGCAGATAGCCGCGCTGCGACGGGCCCCACTCGATGCGCAGGGGCCCGGGCAAGGCGCGCGGGAACTCGAGCACGAAGCCCTCGCCGTCGCGCGAATGGCGCAGCCCACCGCCGCGGCCCTCGGCCCATTCGGCGATGGGCTTCCAGCGCGCCGCGTTGGCACGAGCCACAAACCATTGCTTGACTTGCTTAATTACCATGAGACGTGACAATGCGATGACAGCGTGAGAACCATCACCAGTGCAGGATGGAGCGACCGAATGATCGAAGTGTATTCATGGGCCACGCCCAACGGCCACAAGGTTCACATCATGTTGGAAGAATGCGCGCTGCCCTATCGGGTGATCCCCGTGGACATTGGCACGGGAGCCCAGTTCGACACCAAGTTCCTCACCATCAGCCCCAACAACAAGATCCCCGCCATCATCGACCCGCAGGGCCCCGATGCCGCACCGATCTCGCTGTTCGAATCCGGCGCCATCCTGCTCTACCTGGCCGGCAAGACCGGCAAGCTGCTGCCCGCCGACACGCGCGGCAAGTACGAGGTGCTGCAATGGCTGATGTTCCAGATGGGCAGCGTCGGCCCCATGCTGGGCCAGGCCCACCACTTCCGCATCTATGCGCCCGAGAAGATCGCGTACGCGATCGAGCGCTACACCAACGAGGCCAAGCGCCTGTACGGCGTCATCAACAAGCGCCTGGCCTCCAGCCGCTACATCGGCGGCAAGGA
This portion of the Paucibacter sediminis genome encodes:
- a CDS encoding glutathione binding-like protein, which encodes MIEVYSWATPNGHKVHIMLEECALPYRVIPVDIGTGAQFDTKFLTISPNNKIPAIIDPQGPDAAPISLFESGAILLYLAGKTGKLLPADTRGKYEVLQWLMFQMGSVGPMLGQAHHFRIYAPEKIAYAIERYTNEAKRLYGVINKRLASSRYIGGKDYSIADIAVFPWLRSWKNQGVELKDYPHLKGWFDEIASRPAVQRGVEVLAQQRKPLMDDKAREMLFGATQYKRH